Proteins encoded in a region of the Phoenix dactylifera cultivar Barhee BC4 chromosome 3, palm_55x_up_171113_PBpolish2nd_filt_p, whole genome shotgun sequence genome:
- the LOC103717503 gene encoding uncharacterized protein LOC103717503: MASSFVPDVWGWISNLPAITQWNTNVMSLCICTIGSTHPSMNLSVTRSSQSQNPYVSFSIYADFNMPIPLWTSSPIHLKNKTQPSIEEEDVLHLFFDIINGVLMYGPVKKTSFRFPAVETTEDFRDVFNLAFLTLAFLICIYEAPNNLRQGCLDTLRIQLTSSRCREASKLLVRVLGSNLEEQWMRSLNLAITNWIQEFQPFNHSFKTPSPLFSYAFSASGLWKVQLYCPIIAMSIENPTAATQDERLLFSLKYQQLEGVIQLAYKVIIRENWIDVVVNVDNVRCDVNPLVSETLMAERGYGTEEKHFPSRISLRLTPTLQSDVMSVSVSKSSDNPIHEVGLEKTLEGSFDPPNSYLGFKVSATETVTMSMKPWKFEQSAHGGSAILNWFLRDGVHGREVFSSKPSKLSLLQPRTWFRDRYSSAYRPFTKRGGVIFAGDEYGESVWWKVCGGALGKKMEWEIKGWIWLTYWPNRQRTFYSETRRLEFREMLYLPLPKVA; this comes from the exons ATGGCTTCTAGTTTTGTTCCTGATGTATGGGGATGGATCAGTAACCTTCCCGCAATCACCCAATGGAACACAAATGTCATGTCTCTTTGCATCTGTACCATAGGATCAACACATCCCTCTATGAATCTCTCAGTCACCAGAAGCTCCCAAAGCCAAAACCCATATGTCTCCTTCTCTATCTATGCAGATTTTAATATGCCGATCCCCCTCTGGACATCCAGTCCTATTCACCTGAAAAACAAAACTCAGCCTTctatagaagaagaagatgtcCTCCATCTCTTCTTTGATATCATCAATGGCGTTCTTATGTATGGTCCCGTTAAGAAAACTTCATTCAGATTCCCTGCAGTAGAAACCACAGAAGATTTCAGAGATGTGTTCAATCTAGCATTCCTCACACTTGCTTTCCTCATCTGCATCTATGAAGCCCCTAACAACCTTCGCCAGGGATGCCTGGACACTTTGCGGATTCAATTAACCTCCTCAAGGTGCAGAGAAGCATCAAAGCTTCTCGTGCGGGTCCTCGGATCCAACCTCGAAGAGCAGTGGATGAGATCCTTAAACCTTGCCATAACAAACTGGATTCAAGAGTTTCAACCTTTCAATCACTCATTCAAAACACCTTCACCTCTGTTTTCATATGCTTTCTCCGCTAGTGGGCTATGGAAAGTGCAGTTATATTGCCCAATCATTGCCATGAGCATTGAAAATCCTACTGCTGCAACTCAGGATGAACGTCTGCTCTTTTCTTTGAAGTACCAACAGCTTGAAGGGGTGATCCAACTCGCTTACAAGGTCATCATACGGGAAAACTGGATTGATGTGGTGGTGAATGTGGACAACGTAAG ATGCGATGTGAACCCACTGGTATCTGAAACTCTAATGGCTGAACGAGGCTATGGGACTGAGGAGAAACACTTTCCATCTCGTATATCTTTGCGACTCACACCAACCCTGCAGTCTGATGTGATGTCAGTTTCAGTAAGCAAATCTTCTGACAATCCAATTCATGAAGTTGGCCTCGAGAAGACCCTTGAAGGCTCATTTGATCCCCCAAATTCTTATTTGGGTTTCAAAGTTTCAGCCACAGAAACTGTCACTATGAGCATGAAACCATGGAAATTTGAACAATCAGCACATGGTGGTAGTGCAAttttgaattggtttcttcgcGATGGGGTGCACGGCAGAGAGGTTTTCTCTTCCAAGCCTTCAAAATTGTCATTACTTCAACCAAGGACATGGTTTAGAGACCGCTACTCTAGTGCCTACAGGCCCTTTACAAAACGAGGAGGAGTAATCTTTGCAGGAGATGAGTATGGAGAGAGTGTGTGGTGGAAGGTGTGTGGAGGAGCCTTAGGGAAGAAAATGGAGTGGGAAATCAAAGGCTGGATTTGGTTAACCTACTGGCCCAACAGACAAAGAACCTTCTACAGCGAAACAAGGAGGTTGGAGTTCAGAGAAATGCTCTATCTTCCCCTTCCAAAAGTAGCATAG
- the LOC103717504 gene encoding PRA1 family protein B3 gives MDSNASPPILPLSAGQPAASSAAGAASTAPISTPAFRRVISRLSDSTRRSLSNRRPWSELIDRSAFSRPDSVSEATSRVRKNLSYFRVNYLTLLAAVLALSLLSHPFSLLVLLSLLGAWCFLYLFRPADPPLVILGRTFSDRETLGALVLLTVFVVFLTSVGSLLISALMVGAAIVAVHGAFRVPEDLFLDDQEPGGAGSGLLSFLGGAAVSAGPAVGV, from the coding sequence ATGGACTCCAACGCCTCGCCGCCCATCCTCCCCCTCTCCGCCGGCCAGCCCGCCGCCTCTTCCGCCGCCGGCGCCGCCTCCACCGCCCCGATCTCAACCCCAGCCTTCCGCCGCGTCATCTCCCGCCTCTCCGACTCCACCCGCCGCTCCCTCTCCAACCGCCGTCCCTGGTCGGAGCTCATCGACCGCTCCGCCTTCTCCCGGCCGGACTCGGTCTCCGAGGCCACTTCCCGCGTCCGCAAGAATCTGTCCTACTTCCGTGTCAACTACCTCACACTCCTCGCCGCCGTCCTCGCCCTCTCCCTCCTTTCCCACCCCTTCtccctcctcgtcctcctctcCCTGCTCGGCGCCTGGTGCTTCCTCTACCTCTTCCGCCCCGCCGATCCCCCGCTTGTCATCCTCGGCCGCACCTTTTCTGACCGCGAGACCCTCGGCGCCCTCGTCCTCCTCACCGTCTTCGTCGTCTTTCTCACCTCCGTCGGATCTCTCCTCATCTCCGCCCTCATGGTCGGCGCTGCCATCGTGGCCGTCCACGGTGCCTTCCGCGTGCCGGAGGACCTCTTCCTTGACGACCAGGAGCCAGGCGGTGCCGGCTCAGGCTTGCTGTCCTTCCTTGGCGGAGCCGCCGTCTCCGCCGGCCCTGCTGTTGGCGTCTGA